A window of the Dyadobacter pollutisoli genome harbors these coding sequences:
- a CDS encoding acyl transferase translates to MELQNNKSIAEIRAALRNRIIDLEPADFEDLALKIFRYQAEYNPVYHQYINYLNIDPRRIKSLTKIPFLPIQFFKNHTIRTGEPPVASAVFQSSGTTGQNTSHHHLFDAPLYKAVSHRIFQQNYSDLNRFHILALLPSYLERNNSSLVYMMQHFIDESGSEFSGFYLNNIDEMLQRLKYLSQNPDGRRILLLGVTFALLDLAESSYDLSFLKDMNQLTVMDTGGMKGRRQELLREEVHDILTENFSVKNIHSEYGMTELLSQGYSHGSGLFAPGYTMRILLRDINDPFSVFDHNINKTKTGGVNVIDLANLDSCSFIETQDLGRFGDKPGTFYIMGRFDNSDIRGCNLMVL, encoded by the coding sequence TTGGAACTTCAAAACAACAAATCTATTGCTGAAATACGGGCCGCTCTCAGGAACCGGATTATTGATTTAGAACCAGCAGATTTCGAAGACCTGGCGCTAAAGATTTTCAGATATCAGGCTGAGTACAATCCTGTTTATCATCAGTATATCAATTACCTGAACATTGATCCCCGGCGGATAAAAAGCCTTACCAAAATTCCTTTCTTGCCGATACAATTTTTCAAAAATCATACGATACGAACTGGCGAACCTCCCGTGGCCTCTGCGGTTTTTCAAAGCAGCGGTACTACCGGGCAAAATACCAGCCACCATCACTTATTCGATGCCCCGCTTTATAAGGCTGTTTCACATCGTATTTTTCAGCAAAATTATAGTGACCTCAACCGCTTCCATATCCTCGCCCTCCTACCGTCATACCTTGAACGAAACAACTCGTCGCTGGTGTATATGATGCAACATTTTATTGATGAAAGCGGGTCCGAATTCTCTGGTTTTTACCTCAATAACATCGATGAGATGCTCCAAAGGCTGAAATATCTGTCCCAAAACCCCGATGGCCGGAGGATACTTTTACTCGGGGTTACATTTGCACTTCTTGACCTGGCCGAAAGCAGCTACGACCTCTCGTTTCTGAAAGATATGAACCAGCTCACTGTTATGGATACAGGTGGCATGAAGGGACGACGTCAGGAGCTGCTGCGCGAGGAAGTGCACGACATTCTGACCGAAAATTTTTCAGTAAAAAACATTCATTCGGAGTATGGGATGACAGAACTTCTTTCACAGGGATACTCGCACGGCTCAGGTTTGTTTGCGCCGGGTTATACGATGCGGATCTTACTTCGCGATATCAATGACCCATTTTCGGTTTTTGATCATAATATCAATAAAACCAAAACCGGCGGGGTCAATGTAATCGATCTGGCGAACCTCGATAGCTGCTCCTTTATCGAAACGCAAGACCTGGGACGCTTCGGGGACAAACCCGGCACGTTTTACATCATGGGCCGTTTTGACAATTCTGATATCCGCGGTTGCAATTTAATGGTGCTCTAA
- a CDS encoding gluconate 2-dehydrogenase subunit 3 family protein, with product MKRRDALGRVALLMGGTLSAPTMLAFLEGCKPATETSSALTFPFSADRKALVAEVAEIIIPKTDTPGAKDAKVGEFIEKMLKDCYEAKDQEGFNKGLEELEKKDFLKAKPEQQTAILKELEKAATTEMAAAVQEKKNYTEAGKEYTDASVPFFRLVKELTLLGYFTSEPGATLALDYVPVPGRYDGCTDYKPGQKAWAM from the coding sequence ATGAAAAGACGTGATGCCCTTGGTCGTGTGGCACTTTTAATGGGTGGTACACTCTCCGCCCCTACCATGCTGGCTTTTTTGGAAGGCTGTAAACCGGCAACCGAAACTTCGTCAGCACTGACTTTTCCTTTTTCCGCGGACCGAAAGGCGCTGGTCGCGGAGGTAGCAGAGATTATTATTCCAAAAACCGATACTCCCGGAGCGAAAGACGCAAAAGTTGGTGAGTTCATCGAAAAAATGCTGAAAGACTGCTACGAAGCGAAAGATCAGGAAGGCTTCAACAAAGGATTGGAAGAACTTGAGAAAAAAGATTTCCTTAAAGCAAAGCCAGAACAACAGACTGCTATTCTGAAAGAATTGGAAAAAGCCGCGACCACTGAAATGGCTGCCGCAGTTCAGGAGAAGAAAAACTACACCGAGGCTGGAAAAGAATATACAGACGCAAGTGTACCATTTTTCCGGTTGGTAAAGGAACTCACCCTCCTGGGCTACTTCACTTCTGAGCCCGGCGCCACGCTAGCACTTGACTATGTGCCGGTACCAGGCCGCTATGATGGCTGCACCGACTACAAACCCGGTCAGAAAGCCTGGGCAATGTAA
- a CDS encoding FAD-dependent oxidoreductase — protein sequence MNLNIKAAKQTTYDAIVVGSGISGGWAAKELTEKGLKVVMLERGRDIKHITDYKTATLAPWEFEHRGRVTTIAKEQYWAGIRTGYTANEEHRYLFENDKENMYDETRRFDWIRAYHVGGRSLLWGRQSYRLNPVDFEANAKDGIAVDWPIRYSDIAPWYDYVEKFAGISGAKDGLDVLPDGNYLPPMQMNCVEKQIKGEVEKKFAGRHMIMGRAAHLTQPQAFHTELGRAACQFRNMCMRGCPYGAYFSTQSATLPAAQRTGNLTLVPDSIVSEVIYDDKAGKVTGVRVINQNTLETKEYYAKIIFMNASAIASASILMNSKSKRFPNGLGNESDQLGRNIMDHHLAVGARGDVDGFEDKYYFGRRANGIYIPRYRNWGDDKRDYIRGFGYQGGASRESWGRGVGTEGFGADFKKSLSEPGGWNMNIQGFGEMIADEKNRFTLHPTKKDKWGLPIVVFDAAYGENERKMRVDMMNDAAEMLEAAGVKNVQPYIDDSKAPGIGIHEMGTARMGNDPKTSVLNKHNQIWGAENVYVTDGAFMTSASCVNPSLTYMAMTARAADHAVKELKKMNV from the coding sequence ATGAATTTAAACATAAAAGCAGCGAAACAAACCACATACGATGCAATCGTGGTTGGATCGGGTATTAGCGGTGGCTGGGCAGCTAAGGAACTGACTGAAAAAGGCTTGAAAGTGGTTATGCTCGAAAGAGGGCGTGATATCAAGCACATTACCGATTACAAAACAGCTACCCTTGCCCCCTGGGAATTTGAGCACCGTGGAAGGGTTACTACCATTGCTAAGGAACAATACTGGGCAGGTATACGCACTGGATACACAGCCAATGAAGAACACCGCTACCTGTTCGAAAATGATAAGGAAAACATGTACGATGAAACCCGGAGATTTGACTGGATCCGTGCATACCACGTTGGTGGCCGCTCACTTTTGTGGGGACGCCAGAGCTACCGCCTTAATCCCGTTGATTTTGAAGCAAATGCAAAAGACGGTATCGCTGTAGACTGGCCGATCCGTTATTCAGACATTGCTCCCTGGTACGACTACGTTGAAAAATTTGCAGGTATCAGTGGTGCCAAAGATGGCCTGGATGTGTTGCCGGACGGAAATTACCTGCCGCCCATGCAGATGAACTGCGTGGAAAAACAAATCAAAGGAGAAGTCGAGAAAAAATTCGCAGGCCGTCACATGATCATGGGTCGCGCGGCGCATTTGACTCAACCACAGGCATTCCATACCGAGCTGGGCCGTGCTGCGTGCCAGTTCCGCAACATGTGTATGCGTGGCTGCCCGTACGGAGCCTATTTCAGTACGCAATCTGCTACCCTTCCCGCAGCGCAAAGAACTGGTAACCTTACATTGGTACCTGATTCTATCGTTTCGGAAGTAATATATGATGACAAAGCTGGCAAGGTCACCGGCGTGCGGGTGATCAACCAGAATACGCTTGAAACGAAGGAGTACTACGCGAAGATCATTTTTATGAATGCTTCTGCGATTGCCTCAGCTTCTATTTTAATGAATTCCAAGTCGAAACGCTTCCCAAATGGACTGGGTAACGAAAGTGACCAGCTGGGACGCAATATTATGGACCACCATTTGGCAGTAGGTGCAAGAGGAGATGTGGATGGTTTTGAAGACAAATATTACTTCGGCCGTCGTGCCAATGGTATTTACATTCCTCGTTACCGCAATTGGGGCGATGATAAGCGTGACTACATTCGTGGTTTCGGTTACCAGGGTGGTGCAAGCCGCGAAAGCTGGGGACGCGGAGTTGGCACGGAAGGCTTTGGCGCTGACTTCAAAAAGAGCCTTTCCGAGCCAGGCGGATGGAATATGAACATTCAGGGCTTTGGCGAAATGATAGCCGACGAGAAAAACAGGTTCACATTACACCCTACCAAAAAGGACAAATGGGGACTTCCAATTGTTGTATTTGATGCAGCATACGGCGAAAACGAAAGAAAAATGCGTGTAGATATGATGAACGACGCAGCGGAAATGCTGGAAGCAGCAGGCGTGAAAAACGTTCAACCATACATTGACGATTCCAAAGCTCCCGGTATCGGTATTCACGAAATGGGTACTGCGCGGATGGGTAATGATCCAAAAACATCTGTTTTGAACAAGCACAACCAGATTTGGGGCGCTGAGAACGTATATGTTACCGACGGCGCATTTATGACTTCCGCATCATGCGTTAACCCTTCACTTACTTACATGGCGATGACTGCCCGTGCAGCTGACCATGCTGTGAAGGAATTGAAGAAGATGAATGTATAA
- a CDS encoding acyltransferase family protein has protein sequence MKDFIAPPQRVSSVDAYRGFVMFLMMAEVLRFGKVAEYFPQSTFWAFLDFHQSHVSWVGCSLHDMIQPSFSFLVGVALPYSMASRASKQQSTSVMWMHTIRRSLILILLGIFLRSMHASQTNFTFEDTLTQIGLGYPILFALGFATERIQWSSLIIILFLYGLAFALYPSPGPYFDWSETGTTADWEHNLKGFAAHWNKNTNLAWGFDRWFMNLFPREKPFHFNGGGYSTLSFIPTLGTMILGLIAGKWLKSAVSSSWLIKRFVITGVTLLVLAIFLNLSGINPIVKRIWTPAWTLFSGGWCFLLLAAFYFVADVKNKKAFFFPLIVIGTNSIAAYIIAHTIDSFIDQSFRINISPNYDMLLGEGYKSLISGAIILLVEWWILYWMYKRKIFIKI, from the coding sequence TTGAAAGACTTTATCGCTCCCCCACAGCGCGTTTCCTCGGTTGATGCTTACCGTGGCTTTGTGATGTTCCTGATGATGGCAGAAGTGCTCAGGTTCGGAAAAGTGGCCGAATACTTTCCTCAAAGCACTTTCTGGGCTTTTCTGGATTTTCACCAAAGTCATGTTTCATGGGTAGGATGCTCATTGCACGATATGATCCAGCCTTCCTTTTCTTTTCTGGTTGGTGTTGCATTACCTTATTCCATGGCCAGCCGTGCGAGCAAGCAGCAAAGTACGTCCGTCATGTGGATGCACACCATCCGCAGGTCGCTGATACTGATCTTATTGGGGATTTTCCTGAGGTCTATGCATGCCTCGCAAACCAATTTTACTTTCGAGGATACATTAACACAAATAGGCCTCGGCTATCCTATCCTTTTCGCCCTTGGTTTCGCGACAGAACGCATTCAATGGAGCTCGCTGATCATCATCCTGTTTTTATACGGACTAGCATTTGCACTTTACCCCTCTCCGGGGCCTTACTTCGACTGGTCAGAAACTGGTACCACGGCCGACTGGGAACATAATCTGAAAGGTTTTGCTGCGCATTGGAACAAAAATACCAACCTTGCATGGGGCTTCGATCGCTGGTTTATGAACCTCTTTCCCCGGGAGAAACCATTTCATTTCAATGGCGGAGGTTATAGTACATTAAGCTTTATCCCTACGCTGGGCACCATGATTCTTGGGCTCATCGCTGGAAAGTGGCTAAAATCGGCAGTATCATCGTCCTGGCTGATCAAAAGGTTTGTGATTACAGGCGTTACCTTGCTGGTACTCGCTATTTTCCTTAACCTTAGCGGGATCAATCCTATTGTCAAGAGAATCTGGACACCAGCGTGGACCTTATTCAGCGGAGGCTGGTGCTTTCTGCTGCTGGCTGCTTTTTATTTCGTGGCTGACGTGAAGAATAAGAAAGCGTTTTTCTTCCCGCTGATCGTGATCGGTACCAATTCCATTGCGGCCTACATCATTGCTCATACGATCGACAGCTTTATTGACCAATCGTTCCGGATCAATATCAGCCCTAATTATGACATGCTTTTGGGAGAGGGATACAAATCGCTCATCAGCGGGGCTATTATCCTGCTGGTAGAATGGTGGATTCTTTACTGGATGTATAAGAGAAAGATCTTCATCAAGATTTGA
- the gloA2 gene encoding SMU1112c/YaeR family gloxylase I-like metalloprotein yields the protein MQFLQSIHHIAIICSDYEKSKRFYTEILGFKIDREVLRSERESYKLDLSLNGQYCIELFSFPNPPKRPSRPESCGLRHIAFQVANVQECIATLNQKGIFPEPIRTDEFTGKKFTFFADPDDLPIELYEM from the coding sequence ATGCAATTTCTGCAGTCCATACATCACATTGCCATTATTTGTTCTGATTACGAAAAATCAAAACGTTTTTATACTGAAATTCTTGGTTTTAAAATCGACAGGGAAGTACTCCGGTCGGAAAGGGAATCTTACAAGTTGGATTTGTCTTTGAATGGGCAGTACTGCATTGAACTGTTCTCATTCCCAAATCCGCCAAAACGTCCTTCCCGTCCCGAATCTTGCGGTTTGAGGCACATTGCATTCCAGGTAGCAAATGTGCAGGAATGCATTGCAACATTGAATCAAAAAGGAATATTTCCCGAACCGATCAGGACGGATGAGTTCACCGGTAAGAAATTTACCTTCTTTGCTGATCCTGACGACCTGCCAATAGAACTTTATGAAATGTAG
- a CDS encoding peptidylprolyl isomerase has product MFKTPFNICLLVIFIVSSCKTTAPPQKVVTEARPLLEIGNETFSIDEYEDSYNKNKYASDSAKALTPEEYLSLYTDTKIKVLQAKQDGKDTTTDYKEEITSYREQLAKNHLVDKVLVEKLANEAYTRLKQEVRASHILVGVSEDASPSDTLEAYRAAIALRGRLEEGSDFADMAMKFSKDPAAKTTKGDLGYFTAFQTLYPIETAAYTLAVGKISQPVRTKAGYHLIRVADRRASRGMVQIAHIMVQVDTSATLAQKESAKTRINEAYEHLQDGEEWTDVVESYSDDKQSRRNNGLLPMFGTGQMVPEIEEASFALTKVNAYSKPVLTMYGWHIVRLVEKKSIETYAVMAPSLRKKVVTDSRSKVIEQVNAKRLRDKYAIQEFADQWNAVAALADSTLRTGKWDYMRAVSNDWSASTLFKIEQKPFDALTFLTYVKRKQSPKAKDASPAVIFRRYYNDYVTESLFDYEKEHLEETNPEFKSLMDEIREGVLLSQMMEENVWQRSLSDSTGQQSFYDRNKDRYNFPERALATIVSAKDTQTVNAIRKTLATSPYKLERKSREILFDLNSTEIGNEQIDALTDLYIVMEKNPEYIVEIAGYRSADETEMTSATRIRNVVKYLNARNIPILRIIEKDYGSFRPTAEPERNRRVGFQFYSESRKDVEKVYNSETGKTVMIQDGYFTRENPQFSKFKWQTGEQSVTSDNMVFWTNVRKIEPARGKTFAEARGSVINDYQKELEKQWLARLQQKFPVKVNPQELDKIKR; this is encoded by the coding sequence ATGTTTAAAACCCCTTTTAATATTTGTCTGCTTGTTATTTTCATTGTCAGTTCATGCAAAACCACGGCTCCTCCGCAAAAAGTTGTTACAGAAGCCCGGCCGTTGCTGGAAATAGGAAATGAAACATTCTCGATTGATGAATATGAGGACTCCTATAATAAAAACAAATACGCTTCCGACTCTGCCAAAGCACTTACGCCGGAGGAATACCTGAGCCTTTATACCGACACTAAAATTAAGGTACTGCAAGCCAAGCAGGATGGCAAGGATACCACTACCGATTACAAAGAAGAAATTACTTCCTACCGCGAGCAGCTTGCCAAAAATCATTTGGTTGATAAGGTTTTGGTTGAAAAACTGGCTAATGAAGCTTATACCCGGTTAAAACAAGAAGTCCGCGCATCCCATATTTTGGTTGGTGTGTCAGAAGATGCCTCCCCTTCGGATACACTAGAGGCCTATCGTGCCGCCATTGCTTTGCGGGGCAGATTGGAAGAAGGCTCGGATTTCGCAGATATGGCGATGAAGTTTTCAAAAGACCCGGCCGCCAAAACCACGAAGGGTGATTTGGGTTATTTTACCGCTTTTCAAACACTATATCCTATTGAAACCGCAGCTTACACATTGGCTGTCGGGAAAATTTCCCAACCCGTCCGCACCAAGGCAGGATACCATTTGATACGCGTCGCTGACCGTCGGGCAAGCCGTGGCATGGTGCAGATCGCTCATATTATGGTACAAGTGGACACGAGCGCTACACTCGCCCAGAAAGAGTCGGCAAAGACCAGGATCAACGAGGCTTATGAACACTTGCAGGATGGTGAGGAATGGACGGATGTAGTGGAAAGCTATTCCGACGACAAACAATCGCGACGAAATAATGGGCTGCTTCCGATGTTTGGTACCGGCCAAATGGTTCCCGAAATAGAAGAAGCGTCATTCGCTTTGACGAAGGTTAATGCGTATTCCAAACCGGTGCTGACGATGTACGGCTGGCATATTGTCCGGCTGGTTGAAAAGAAAAGCATTGAAACCTATGCAGTAATGGCGCCTTCGCTTAGAAAAAAGGTTGTTACGGATTCCCGTAGTAAGGTAATTGAGCAGGTCAATGCGAAAAGATTGAGAGATAAGTATGCAATACAGGAGTTTGCCGACCAATGGAACGCCGTTGCTGCATTGGCGGACAGTACGCTCAGAACTGGAAAATGGGACTATATGAGGGCGGTTTCCAATGACTGGTCTGCCAGCACTTTGTTCAAAATAGAGCAAAAGCCATTTGACGCACTGACTTTCCTGACCTATGTCAAAAGAAAGCAGTCACCAAAGGCTAAGGATGCCTCCCCAGCCGTAATTTTCCGCAGATACTACAATGACTACGTGACTGAGAGCCTTTTTGACTATGAAAAAGAGCACCTCGAAGAAACCAATCCGGAATTTAAAAGCCTGATGGATGAGATCCGGGAAGGCGTCTTACTGTCGCAAATGATGGAGGAAAATGTATGGCAACGCTCGCTTTCCGACTCCACGGGACAACAGAGTTTCTACGACCGTAATAAGGATCGCTATAACTTCCCGGAGCGTGCCCTCGCTACAATTGTTTCGGCCAAAGACACACAGACCGTGAACGCGATCAGGAAAACTTTGGCAACCAGCCCGTACAAGCTGGAAAGAAAATCACGCGAAATTTTGTTCGATCTCAACAGTACAGAAATTGGCAATGAACAGATCGACGCCTTGACCGACCTGTACATTGTAATGGAAAAAAATCCAGAATACATTGTTGAAATTGCTGGCTACCGCTCTGCTGACGAAACAGAAATGACATCTGCGACGAGAATCAGGAATGTTGTGAAATATTTAAATGCACGAAACATCCCTATTTTGCGTATCATTGAAAAAGACTATGGTTCATTCAGGCCGACAGCTGAACCTGAGCGCAACAGACGCGTTGGATTTCAGTTTTACAGCGAGTCCAGAAAGGATGTGGAGAAAGTTTATAATTCGGAAACCGGGAAGACCGTTATGATCCAGGACGGCTATTTCACGAGAGAAAATCCACAATTCAGCAAGTTCAAATGGCAAACCGGCGAACAGAGTGTGACTTCGGATAACATGGTATTTTGGACGAATGTGAGAAAGATAGAACCTGCCAGAGGCAAAACTTTTGCTGAGGCACGGGGAAGCGTTATCAATGATTATCAGAAAGAACTGGAAAAACAGTGGCTTGCCAGGCTTCAACAAAAATTCCCTGTAAAAGTCAACCCACAAGAATTAGATAAAATTAAGCGTTAG
- a CDS encoding peptidylprolyl isomerase: protein MKINKIIAAQLITVFSLFFSLISNGQGQQGVSLDKIIARVDNHYILNSELEEMYNQYKAEGRTAPEKCQLLESLIINKMLLAKAEIDSVTVEDKEVDGELDAKMGYMIQRFGSEKNIVEAYGKSIDNLKTELRTQVKEQKIVEKMQRTISGNVKITPSEVRKFFNSIPKDSLPYIPSEVEIGHIVKKGTVTREQKDKLRQQLLDLKHRAEKGEDFATLAQIYSEDLGSAKNGGDLNFAKRGAMVPEFEGAALALKPGELSDVVESQFGFHLIKLIETRGAEYHARHILLRPDYNKGTDMTQAIRALDSLRTLIKMDTLKFAKAALDNSDDKETAESGGLIQDRNTGLGKLTLDASMDPALYFAIDTMKVGDLSQPVTYRLEDGSSAMRILWYKSKSEPHTANLHDDYEKLAQIVLSNKRNNALEEWFKKAQGDVFISIEPEYKNCKVLGLASANDI, encoded by the coding sequence ATGAAAATAAATAAAATAATTGCGGCTCAGCTGATTACGGTATTTTCACTGTTTTTCAGTCTGATAAGTAATGGTCAGGGGCAGCAGGGCGTTAGTCTGGACAAAATTATTGCACGGGTGGACAACCACTACATTCTGAATTCGGAGCTGGAAGAAATGTACAACCAGTACAAGGCAGAAGGTCGTACGGCACCTGAAAAATGCCAGTTACTCGAATCACTCATTATCAATAAGATGCTTCTTGCCAAGGCTGAGATTGACTCGGTAACGGTAGAAGACAAAGAGGTGGACGGTGAGCTGGACGCGAAAATGGGTTATATGATTCAGCGTTTTGGTTCAGAAAAGAATATTGTAGAAGCATACGGCAAAAGTATTGACAACCTGAAAACTGAGCTGCGTACGCAGGTGAAAGAGCAGAAAATCGTTGAAAAAATGCAGCGTACGATCTCAGGCAATGTCAAAATAACACCAAGCGAAGTCCGCAAATTTTTCAATTCCATCCCGAAAGACAGCTTGCCGTACATTCCTTCTGAGGTTGAGATCGGCCACATTGTTAAGAAGGGAACGGTAACCCGTGAACAAAAGGACAAATTGCGCCAACAATTGCTCGATCTGAAGCACCGCGCGGAAAAAGGTGAAGACTTTGCAACACTGGCCCAGATTTATTCAGAAGATTTAGGATCTGCCAAAAATGGTGGCGACCTGAATTTTGCCAAACGTGGGGCAATGGTACCGGAGTTCGAGGGTGCAGCATTGGCATTGAAGCCAGGTGAATTGTCTGATGTTGTTGAATCTCAATTCGGTTTTCACTTGATCAAACTGATCGAAACACGGGGAGCCGAATACCATGCGAGACACATTTTGTTAAGACCCGACTACAACAAAGGAACTGACATGACCCAGGCGATTCGCGCGCTAGACAGCCTGAGAACATTAATCAAAATGGATACCCTCAAATTTGCAAAAGCTGCACTTGACAATTCCGATGACAAGGAAACTGCGGAATCGGGTGGTTTGATCCAGGACAGAAATACAGGACTTGGAAAACTTACATTAGACGCCTCTATGGACCCTGCTTTATATTTTGCGATTGATACCATGAAAGTTGGCGATCTGAGCCAACCTGTGACCTACCGTTTGGAAGACGGAAGCAGCGCGATGCGAATCCTTTGGTACAAAAGCAAATCGGAACCACATACTGCTAACCTGCATGACGACTATGAAAAACTGGCGCAGATTGTGCTCAGTAACAAGCGAAACAATGCATTGGAAGAGTGGTTTAAGAAGGCGCAGGGTGATGTGTTTATAAGTATTGAACCTGAATATAAGAATTGTAAGGTACTGGGGCTGGCTTCCGCCAATGATATTTAA
- a CDS encoding AAA family ATPase: MKYSSDVEAAEAMKVAYEKIRSEIGNVIIGQDEVVKRLLTAIFCQGHCLLVGVPGLAKTLLIQTIASSLDLNFNRIQFTPDLMPSDILGSETLDQNRNFKFIKGPVFANIILADEINRTPPKTQSALLEAMQEYSVTIAGVKHSLDRPFFVLATQNPIEQEGTYPLPEAQLDRFMFMIQLDYPSYAEEVNIVKNTTNDVRYQVQKVVSAEEIMDFQHLVRRVPVTDHVIEYAVKLVHKTRPAAGLAAKETSDYLEWGAGPRASQALILAAKCNALLSGKYSPDIEDVKAVALPVLRHRIIRNFKAEAEGISVDEIIGRLV, from the coding sequence GTGAAGTATTCATCGGACGTTGAAGCTGCCGAAGCTATGAAAGTAGCTTACGAGAAAATCCGTAGTGAAATTGGGAATGTGATAATCGGACAGGATGAAGTTGTTAAAAGATTGCTTACCGCCATTTTCTGCCAGGGACATTGTCTTTTGGTAGGAGTTCCGGGCCTTGCAAAAACGCTTTTAATTCAAACCATCGCTTCGTCACTTGACCTGAATTTTAACCGGATCCAGTTTACCCCCGACCTGATGCCTTCCGATATTCTCGGTTCTGAAACATTGGACCAGAACCGTAATTTCAAATTCATCAAAGGACCGGTTTTCGCCAACATTATCCTGGCCGATGAAATCAACCGGACCCCTCCTAAAACGCAGTCGGCATTGCTGGAAGCGATGCAGGAATATTCTGTTACCATTGCAGGTGTAAAGCATTCATTGGACAGACCATTCTTTGTACTGGCTACCCAAAACCCTATTGAGCAGGAAGGTACCTATCCCCTGCCGGAAGCTCAGCTGGACCGTTTCATGTTCATGATTCAGCTCGACTATCCATCTTACGCCGAAGAGGTCAATATTGTAAAAAATACGACCAATGACGTTCGATACCAGGTTCAGAAAGTGGTAAGTGCAGAAGAAATTATGGATTTCCAGCATCTGGTACGCCGTGTCCCCGTAACCGACCATGTGATCGAATACGCTGTAAAACTGGTTCACAAAACAAGGCCAGCAGCGGGACTGGCAGCAAAAGAAACGAGCGATTATCTGGAATGGGGAGCCGGGCCGCGTGCTTCGCAGGCATTAATCCTTGCCGCCAAATGCAATGCATTGCTATCAGGGAAATACTCCCCGGACATTGAAGATGTAAAAGCAGTAGCATTGCCGGTACTTCGCCACAGGATCATCAGGAATTTCAAGGCCGAAGCAGAAGGAATTTCGGTAGACGAAATCATCGGACGTCTGGTCTGA